GGTTGCAAATAACTTGAAGATTTATTTTTATCCGAGGGTAAAAGTTACAGaggtttctttttgttttaaaattaaaaattaaaaattaaattattagtatAAAAGGTTTTTAGAAAAGGAAATATATGTACATATTAATAGGCACAACAAaagtttacaatattttcatgaCAATTTTATGAAGTTAGTTTTTATTGTGTCCGTTACCAAAAGATTGACCCCAAAAAGAGCATTGCATTTACGTGAATGAGAACCTGCATTATTGCTCGAGATTTATCAAGAAGCATGTTGAAATCTACAAATCTCTGAAAAGACAAGATTAAAACAATTTCCAATCAATCAAAAGGGTCTTTAAGGGAACATAAAAAAGTGGCTTTTAACTTGGAGCAATGGATTAGACGATGCATGGCCATGGATGCTTTGAACTCGGAATGTCCCACTACAAAGAAGTCCACATTTCCGTGCTGACTGGGGAATTTGTACAAGTCACGCACGATGGACCCAATTGTTTGGCTATACTTGGAACTTGTCTATATTAGCTTACTCTGGTCTTCGGTAATAATCAAGAATTTCCTATATTCCTTTGTGAGGCGTCAATTCACCATCATTCTAATTAGCACCGTGCACAAGACGGGTTGAGCACGTTGATACCAATATTAAATATTCCTAACTAACTTGGTATTGGTATTTGATGGGTTGGGAAAATTCAAAGGGTTTTAGTTTAgaaaaaatactttttgaaactttttaaaggaaaagaaaaaattaattgattttttttttttatagttttgttttaatttatattttatatgaaagtagtattaaaatttttctaaaaacatcCACTAACAAATGTCTTAGGGTCATCTCTTAATGAGATTCGTGCCTTAATTATTTCCATTTGTTAGCAAAGTTGTGAGAGTTGTTTTTCAAGTGATTCAAAAAAATAGGTCGATGAAGTATTGTAGTAGTGGTGCAGGAGGCTCAAAGGGCTACTTATTTTGATATAGTGTTATTTAATTTTACAGGGCAGTTATATTTTTGGCCAATTGTATTTTCCAACTCCATTCAATTTTAGGTGCTGTTTCAAAGTGGTTTTTCTTAGTTTGGTACCCATTCCAAGCAACTCTAAGCACTGACACATACTAAACAAACTCACACGCGGGTAATCTTCTAATTCTGAAATCACTACTAAACTATTCTTTGAAAAAGCACACAAGTTCTTCTAAGAATTTGAGTCAAATGTAGAATAGTTTATTCCATGTGGGTATTTATATTTCAATCCTACAAGCATTACTAAATTTCGTTTCACATtaagaaaatccaaaaccaaatcaGACAAGGAAGTCGAGTCAAATTGTAACACTCAgtttaatgtaaaaaaagaaaaaagaaaaagaaaaagaaaagataatacCATAAATACAACTGTAAGTTGggtctttttttagttttgctgAGTAGACTATAAGTCAAGTCAACTAATGCGGATTGTCTATGTAGTTTCTTGAAAACGACCACATTCAGATATGAATTGAATACTCCAAGTAGGAAAGCAGTCACAAACTCACACATCAGCCACGTATCTCCCTCGTTTGCCTTGcttttatctttatatttatataattacaatacgattttttttttattttttttagaatcaattaCAATACGAATGGATGGAACgaaattaaaccaatattgacaacttttatatttcttttcttttctttttttggttgagatatGGACTACTTAAATTAGTGTAcagtattttctcaaaaataaaaaatattaatcagtaggatgtttttcattttctatcacacccattttatattttaaattttgttagtaCCGGTTCAGCCAATGACAAGTTTAGAACAAAATACTAATTTTACAGTCTCAAATAATAATTCTACAGtctcaaaaaacatttttagaaaatactttgtataaaaaatataaatagcaAATATTATTGATGGTAAATAATAAAGTGATATTAGTTGTATGCCTAGATGAGAACCGATAAAGCTTTTTAAAGAAATGCAAAAGCAATCTGCCATTAGCAgcaaccacacaaaaaaagaaatgcaaaagcAATTATAAAGTGAGGAAGTTATCTTTTGCAATGGTGCATGGATGATGATGACctgtgctatatatatataatcaaaactttaaaaaaatctaattaattttcaattttgtgccacgtgtcattcaattttttaattttgtgctaaatgaattattgtgtaaaaatttaaaagtcaaaattcaattagattttaaattggattttaattagaGTCCAATTTTCAGCCACAtgttcatttaaatttttaaatttttgtgacaaatgaattattgggtatgaaaattgaaaagtctaaaaccaattaaattataaatctttatataaatatatatgtgtgtgtgtgtagataatgagaaatcattacatattttagaaatatatggttttgaaaaaggtgtaagttaatatcatatataatttgaacttcTTAAAGAAATTGtataattgtaattgtttttaattgtacatGTGCATATACACGAGAGTACTCACTAGTATATATAGAATAGCTAAGAGATTAGAAAATTATCTTATAGATGGTCTTATAAGTACCAGTGGTTAtactttcaaataataataataataataataatgacaatcATGTTTATTTCAAAAATGGAAATCAAATTGTTTTGGAAAGTGAAATCTTGTAGAGGTTGAGCCCAACAACCATATTTTGggtatgcataattttatattcCACCAATTACATGAtactatgagtttttttttttttaatttagttattagtacggaaagaaaatataaaattatgaaaagttTTGATTAAATATAGGTTTAAGTTTGATTCTATTCACCACCACGTATCCTTCGTGCAACCACATATCCTTCGTGCAATgatcactctacaagtataaatatttgTGGGATATGGAGGTAAGGGCTGAGATTTAAGTCTCCAGGGagaagtttcacacatatatatatatatatagattaggttagagtataatttctatcttttatatatatatatatatatatatataatttgattccATTCAAGACTTTTCATTTAATGTACTAAATTAACTATGCACATAATTTGGAGTACGGAAATTTTAAGTGAAAAGAGGTCATAATTTGGAAGTACACGAATCAAATATCAACcatttttttagtaatattaagatcattataaattttattatactatAAGTGATGTGTTTGACTTTAGTGAGAAAGTGTAATtaaagtgtgtgtatatgtttagtaattagtttgtttctcaacaaaaagaaaaaaagttttgaagatatgtcaatttttaaataaaaaataaaaaaggtagtTTTGAAGTTCATAACTATTATTTatagggtcatgctaacgagtgtccttAAAACACtcgttaataattcattttaggaaagttttaacatcacttttattggaaataaaaaaaactgttaaaacattaattattatttttttttccataaaaattttttttaactggatTCTGAACCAATATCCTAAAGGCACTcgttaacattttccttatttatattgatactatttttttttttttttgctaatatttaatttgatacTAATTACATTTATTCTGAGGTcattttataagaattttgtgttaaaattgataataaagtaataatttttaataatcgTACGTTGTGACCATACGCTACCTTGATACATGTAAAGATTTTCATGAAGCCTTTATGACGTTACTTAGGTGTGATCCTCGAGACTTCCAAAAGCCCTGACAACTCTCCGAAGAGACCTATAAATACCATCTCTTGCACCGAAAACAAAAAGAGTTCTCTCTACCCCCATCTTCAATTACCATTCTATCCCACAAGGTGTGAGGCTTTTGGTCCATCCTCGTATATTATTATTTCTAAAAGGCCAAAACCATGAAGGTATGCAAGATGTCTAcgctattaaaaaataaatatactttCCTATAATTCAAAGTTGCTTCATTTGtgattattattgttttgtttcttcAGCAAACGGTGGTCCTCCAGGTTACCATGGATGGGCAGAGGTGTTGTTTCCGCATTATGAAAAGCCACCATGCTCGCAAAAAAGCCATGAGGATTGCAGTTGGCCTTTCAGGTAACAAAACCCACGCTGTATTGTATTACAAAATTGTAAGACTACAAACACCACTTGAACCTATTTATTATAGCtgttaattaatttgttgaTGCATGTTATGTTTACAGGAGTGGAATCAGCAACTATAAAAGGGCAAGACAAGGACCAAATAGAGGTAAAAGGCGAGAATATCGATACCGTTAAGCTTGCAACGTTACTAAGGAAGAAAGTAGGGCATGCAAGCATACTTAGCGTTgcagaagagaagaaagaagagaagaaagaagagaaaaaagatgaACTGAAGATACAGTACATGGTTGGGCCTCCTAGTTATGGTTTGCCTCCATACACATGCTATGAGATTCCCAGATATGACACACCCTCTTGCTCCATAATGTAATTTTGTACCAACCATCAGCAAAAGTAACAACAAAGAGGGAGACACTTGAAGGGTTAAACTATACATCTTCTGGTCTTCATGAtgaattccttaaatggataaTTTTCCATTCAGATAAGATAAAAACTTTTCTtgatacccaaaaaataacGTAAGTGCTTCCTGAGGTGATGGAGATGCATATTCTACTGTAAATTAACGCTTGGTTTCATTATACATtgttaatgttatttttctctCCTCATAGAGAACTTCAAATTAGTATAATTTTAGTTGTTTCCCGTTTGACAACAGGGAGAATTTAGCCACACTAGAAATTGTAAGTTAAATATTGTTGTTGGTTCTTGTGTTCACAGATTTGTTAAGagtgaataataaaataatattagtggtggatttattaataaattaataataacatgCCAATATAatatttgtgaaatttattgtaacATTGCTCGTCTAGATGGTTTGGGCAGACTTTAACACGAACACAAAATTGGACTGATTCAAATAATTCTATGGAAAATGGTTTACTTTCATGACTTCTATGGAAAAGGCCAAAAGACTTCTTCATTGGAAAGTGTTAAAGTCCATCGTACaaagtaataattaaaatatttgacattAAATACGAGCAGTCTAAGGGATACTTCAACTCTTAGCAAAAACATAGAGAAATGGTTAAGGCTGTAAAAGAGTTGAGTATTGTCGATTTGTAGATGTTAAACATAATTagacaataaatataaaatgttcaaactttttttaaacttgaacTAAGCCTATAAACTATATTTAAGTTTAAACTTGTCAAAAAATCCAAGAACTTGATCTCGGCTTGACCTAACTTAATTCATTAGTCAAGCCAAGTTCAAACTAAATATCaagattttgagttttagatatTATGAGCATATTATCATGTTTATATTAAGTATACTATATATCAAACCTATTTGAGTTAGGCATGTGGTTCTCAATtcccaattaattaaaattttagtaagatattagtttatttttcaagttCATATCAATCTTATTATT
This genomic stretch from Quercus robur chromosome 4, dhQueRobu3.1, whole genome shotgun sequence harbors:
- the LOC126720988 gene encoding heavy metal-associated isoprenylated plant protein 46-like; translated protein: MKQTVVLQVTMDGQRCCFRIMKSHHARKKAMRIAVGLSGVESATIKGQDKDQIEVKGENIDTVKLATLLRKKVGHASILSVAEEKKEEKKEEKKDELKIQYMVGPPSYGLPPYTCYEIPRYDTPSCSIM